In the genome of Croceimicrobium hydrocarbonivorans, one region contains:
- a CDS encoding DUF3108 domain-containing protein: MKALFLSLLTLVPLASMPSLSADEKPQAAQRVEQLRNLNQRAFKPGEVLEYRIRYGLIEAGKAKLEVKEIVERSGRPSYHVVGTGRTTGMTEWFFKTRDRYESFIDTEAMVPWEFIRDVNEGGYEIERHLIFDQYQQTVRDLKAMHKGEFSYEEYAQDMISAFYYARSWDATKLKKGDEISFTMFLDHEQFPFKLVVLGRENVETDWGDISCLALRPKLQEGRVFSEEEGMTIYVSDDENKVPILIESSLFIGSIRVELTGYKGLRHKLSFK, translated from the coding sequence ATGAAAGCCCTTTTCTTAAGCCTCCTTACTCTGGTGCCCCTGGCTTCCATGCCCAGCCTTTCGGCGGATGAGAAGCCTCAAGCAGCACAGAGAGTAGAACAATTACGAAACCTCAATCAAAGAGCTTTTAAGCCAGGTGAGGTGCTCGAGTATCGCATTCGCTACGGTTTAATCGAAGCGGGCAAAGCCAAATTAGAAGTAAAAGAAATTGTGGAGCGCTCCGGCAGACCTTCCTACCATGTGGTGGGAACCGGCCGTACTACTGGCATGACCGAATGGTTCTTTAAAACTCGAGATCGCTACGAAAGCTTTATCGATACCGAAGCCATGGTGCCCTGGGAGTTTATTCGCGATGTAAATGAGGGGGGCTATGAAATTGAACGCCACCTGATATTTGATCAATACCAGCAAACCGTGCGCGACCTTAAAGCCATGCACAAAGGGGAATTTAGCTATGAGGAGTATGCTCAGGATATGATTAGTGCCTTTTACTATGCACGCTCTTGGGATGCTACTAAATTGAAGAAGGGTGATGAGATCAGCTTCACCATGTTTTTGGATCATGAGCAGTTCCCATTTAAATTGGTGGTATTAGGTCGCGAGAATGTAGAAACCGATTGGGGCGATATTTCTTGTTTAGCCCTACGTCCTAAATTGCAAGAAGGTCGGGTCTTTAGTGAAGAGGAGGGCATGACCATCTACGTAAGTGATGACGAGAATAAAGTGCCAATACTGATTGAATCTTCTTTATTCATCGGCTCCATCCGGGTGGAGTTAACCGGCTATAAAGGTCTTCGTCATAAACTTAGCTTTAAATAG
- the leuS gene encoding leucine--tRNA ligase has product MDYNFSEIEKKWQAFWANQKSFAAEENSDKPKYYVLDMFPYPSGAGLHVGHPLGYIASDIVSRYKRHRGFNVLHPMGYDSFGLPAEQYAIQTGQHPAVTTEQNIKRYRQQLDRIGFAFDWSREVRTSDPSFYRWTQWIFLQMFDAWYDYDNEQARSIEELIWYFHKNGTDGLNAACGEDLHFTPDEWEGYDDATREQILQNYRLAYRSESTVNWCPALGTVLANDEVKDGLSERGGHPVVQKKMMQWSMRITAYADRLLAGLDHIDWSESLKESQRNWIGKSQGASVFFELKDHEANIEVFTTRPDTIFGVSFMVLAPEHYLVDEITTPEQAEAVKAYQEQAARKSERDRMTEVKSISGVFTGAYVKHPFSGEEVPVWIADYVLAGYGTGAVMAVPGHDSRDWAFAKHFDLPIKEVVSGGNVEEASYDAKEGKLVNSDFLNGLEVKAAIAKAIEAIEKKEIGQAQINFRLRDAVFGRQRYWGEPIPIYYVDNMPRRVKEEHLPLELPAVDKFLPTEDGEPPLARASMWNYHPDKGVVPAGEGYPLETTTMPGWAGSSWYDLRYMDARNTEAFADREKLDYWQNVDLYIGGSEHATGHLLYTRFWHKFLVDKGYLNQEEPFKKLINQGMILGYSAFAHRIEGTNTFVSAEQAKDHKTSKVHVDVSLVNTSDELDVNAFKSWRDDLKDAEFVFEGSFKVSREVEKMSKSKFNVVNPDDIIEQYGADTLRLYEMFLGPLEQSKPWNTAGISGVHNFLKKLWRLYHQGGNWNVTEEAPNEKEWKALHTLIKKLNEDIANFSFNTSVSAFMIAVNELTDLKCSKKAILEQLPILISPYAPHIAEELWSRLGNVGSINEEPYPQHEEKYLVESSVNYPVSFNGKVRFTISLPADMSKDEVEKTVMAEDKTQQYLDGKAPRKVIVVPGRIVNIVL; this is encoded by the coding sequence ATGGATTACAATTTTTCCGAAATCGAAAAGAAATGGCAAGCCTTCTGGGCCAATCAGAAAAGTTTTGCCGCCGAAGAAAACAGCGATAAACCCAAGTACTATGTGCTGGATATGTTCCCTTATCCTTCCGGGGCTGGTTTACATGTGGGGCATCCACTGGGCTATATCGCTTCGGACATTGTAAGTCGCTATAAGCGTCACCGAGGTTTTAATGTTTTGCATCCGATGGGCTACGACTCCTTTGGTTTGCCAGCAGAGCAATACGCCATTCAAACCGGTCAACATCCCGCGGTAACCACCGAGCAAAATATTAAGCGCTACCGCCAACAATTAGACCGCATTGGCTTTGCCTTTGATTGGTCGCGCGAGGTACGCACTTCCGATCCATCTTTTTACCGCTGGACTCAGTGGATCTTCTTACAGATGTTCGATGCCTGGTATGATTACGACAATGAGCAAGCTAGATCCATCGAGGAGCTAATTTGGTATTTCCATAAGAATGGTACTGATGGATTGAATGCCGCTTGCGGTGAAGATTTGCATTTTACTCCCGATGAATGGGAAGGTTATGATGATGCTACTCGCGAGCAGATCTTGCAAAACTATCGCTTGGCTTACCGCAGTGAAAGCACCGTAAACTGGTGTCCGGCCCTGGGAACCGTTTTAGCCAATGATGAGGTGAAGGATGGCTTAAGCGAACGAGGTGGTCATCCTGTAGTACAAAAGAAAATGATGCAGTGGAGCATGCGAATCACTGCTTATGCCGATCGGCTTTTAGCCGGATTGGATCATATTGATTGGTCAGAGTCCTTAAAAGAATCCCAGCGGAATTGGATTGGGAAATCACAAGGTGCTTCGGTTTTCTTCGAATTGAAGGATCATGAGGCCAATATTGAAGTATTTACCACTCGCCCGGATACGATTTTTGGGGTGAGCTTTATGGTATTGGCTCCCGAGCATTATTTGGTGGATGAGATTACCACTCCTGAGCAAGCGGAGGCAGTAAAAGCCTATCAAGAGCAAGCGGCTCGCAAAAGTGAGCGTGATCGTATGACCGAAGTGAAAAGCATTAGTGGCGTATTTACCGGTGCTTATGTGAAACATCCTTTCAGCGGAGAGGAAGTACCGGTATGGATTGCGGACTATGTACTTGCAGGTTACGGCACCGGAGCCGTTATGGCGGTGCCCGGGCACGACAGTCGCGACTGGGCCTTTGCCAAGCACTTTGATTTGCCTATTAAGGAAGTGGTTAGTGGTGGCAATGTGGAGGAAGCTTCTTATGATGCCAAAGAAGGGAAATTGGTGAATAGCGATTTCTTGAATGGTTTGGAAGTGAAGGCAGCCATTGCCAAAGCCATCGAAGCTATTGAGAAAAAAGAAATCGGTCAGGCCCAAATTAACTTCCGCTTGCGCGATGCGGTATTCGGTCGCCAGCGATATTGGGGAGAGCCCATTCCGATTTACTATGTAGATAATATGCCACGTCGGGTGAAGGAGGAACATCTTCCCCTGGAATTACCGGCTGTAGATAAATTTTTACCTACCGAAGACGGTGAGCCACCATTGGCGCGTGCTTCGATGTGGAACTACCATCCTGATAAAGGAGTGGTGCCCGCCGGTGAAGGCTATCCCTTGGAAACTACTACCATGCCGGGTTGGGCAGGCAGTAGCTGGTACGACCTCCGTTATATGGATGCTCGCAATACTGAGGCTTTCGCCGATAGGGAGAAATTGGATTACTGGCAGAATGTGGATCTCTATATCGGTGGTTCCGAACACGCCACCGGGCACTTATTATACACCCGTTTCTGGCATAAATTTCTGGTGGATAAAGGTTATTTGAACCAAGAAGAGCCTTTCAAGAAATTGATTAACCAGGGGATGATTTTGGGCTATTCAGCTTTTGCTCACCGTATTGAAGGGACAAACACTTTCGTCTCCGCAGAGCAGGCTAAAGATCATAAAACCTCAAAGGTGCATGTGGATGTTAGCTTGGTAAACACTTCGGACGAATTGGATGTAAATGCATTTAAATCCTGGCGAGATGATTTAAAGGATGCAGAGTTTGTTTTTGAAGGAAGCTTTAAGGTGAGTCGTGAAGTGGAGAAAATGTCCAAGTCCAAGTTCAATGTGGTGAACCCGGATGACATTATCGAGCAATATGGTGCCGACACCCTGCGCCTTTACGAAATGTTCTTGGGACCATTGGAGCAAAGCAAGCCCTGGAATACCGCCGGCATTAGCGGAGTTCATAATTTCCTAAAAAAGCTTTGGCGTTTGTACCATCAAGGTGGAAATTGGAATGTAACCGAGGAAGCTCCCAATGAAAAGGAGTGGAAAGCCTTGCACACCTTGATTAAGAAATTGAATGAAGATATCGCCAATTTCAGCTTCAATACCTCGGTAAGTGCCTTTATGATTGCGGTGAATGAATTGACCGATTTGAAGTGCAGTAAAAAGGCCATTTTAGAGCAATTGCCCATATTGATTTCACCTTATGCACCGCATATTGCTGAAGAACTTTGGAGTCGATTGGGTAATGTTGGGTCAATCAATGAGGAGCCATATCCGCAGCATGAGGAAAAGTATCTGGTAGAAAGCTCCGTGAATTATCCAGTGTCCTTTAATGGCAAGGTGCGGTTTACCATTAGCCTTCCGGCGGATATGTCGAAAGATGAGGTTGAGAAAACCGTAATGGCGGAAGATAAAACCCAACAGTATTTAGATGGTAAGGCTCCCCGCAAGGTGATTGTGGTGCCCGGTCGTATTGTGAATATTGTACTCTAG
- a CDS encoding tryptophan 2,3-dioxygenase family protein yields MPQDVKITPEIQERLNLLADKYQASGQELLDFLDGLLYQDYNTYWDYIHLDTLLSLQTPITDIPDEEIFIMYHQITELYFKLSLHEFRQLADENSVTAESMTQKLSRVNRYFEALTRSFGIMEQGMDRHQFLKFRMSLIPASGFQSVQYRLVEICATDMINLVDKDHRDEMKEHDPSIEQMYEYIYWKKGATIAESGHKTLTLKQFEKKYSGMIIRHAKEFYHTNLWQKYLELPEEEQANEALQDQMRLLDLNVNVYWPLQHYKTSVVYLARRPADVRATGGTNWQKYLPPRFQKRIFYPQLWTEQEKEEWGKSWVNEVLEEVKKKQGLGQ; encoded by the coding sequence ATGCCTCAAGATGTAAAGATTACTCCCGAAATTCAGGAACGCCTGAATCTATTAGCCGATAAATACCAGGCTAGTGGTCAGGAATTACTGGATTTCCTAGATGGTTTACTTTACCAGGATTACAATACTTACTGGGATTATATCCACCTGGATACCCTGTTATCCTTACAAACTCCCATCACTGATATTCCCGATGAGGAGATTTTTATCATGTACCATCAGATTACAGAACTCTATTTCAAGTTGTCCTTGCATGAGTTCCGTCAATTGGCAGATGAGAATTCGGTGACTGCCGAGTCCATGACTCAAAAATTGAGTCGGGTAAATCGCTATTTCGAAGCCTTAACTCGCTCCTTTGGAATTATGGAACAAGGAATGGATCGTCATCAGTTCTTAAAATTCCGCATGTCTTTGATTCCGGCATCTGGCTTTCAATCGGTGCAGTATCGTTTGGTGGAAATCTGTGCTACGGATATGATTAACCTGGTGGATAAAGATCATCGGGATGAGATGAAGGAGCACGACCCCAGTATCGAGCAGATGTACGAGTATATCTATTGGAAAAAGGGAGCGACTATTGCCGAGTCTGGTCATAAAACCCTTACCCTAAAGCAATTTGAGAAGAAGTATTCCGGAATGATTATTCGTCATGCCAAGGAATTCTATCATACTAATCTTTGGCAAAAATACCTGGAACTTCCGGAAGAAGAGCAGGCCAATGAAGCCTTACAAGACCAAATGCGTTTACTCGATTTAAATGTGAACGTGTACTGGCCATTACAACACTATAAAACTTCTGTGGTATATCTGGCGCGCCGTCCGGCCGATGTGCGTGCTACTGGTGGAACCAATTGGCAGAAGTATTTACCCCCTCGTTTCCAAAAACGAATCTTCTATCCACAATTATGGACAGAGCAAGAAAAAGAGGAATGGGGTAAGTCCTGGGTAAACGAAGTGTTGGAAGAAGTAAAGAAAAAGCAGGGACTGGGGCAATAA